The proteins below come from a single Drosophila kikkawai strain 14028-0561.14 chromosome 3R, DkikHiC1v2, whole genome shotgun sequence genomic window:
- the LOC108084066 gene encoding very long chain fatty acid elongase F-like, which translates to MLTTIVDFLYRDPADPVLLPLVASPRPVLGILATYLLFVKVLGPWLMANRKPFDLRGLIRVYNVIQILFNIVMFILATHFMLGPGNFNFRCITNLPLDHEYKTLERWITYAYFANKLIDLIETIFFVLRKKDSQISFLHVFHHVYMLYISFAYIYYHGYGGHGFFICYFNVIVHIIMYTYYYQSQTASESERRDRLWWKKYITIVQLVQFVIILSHSIYTLNQPDCPTARFSASAAGGVSVIFIILFINFYTHAYILSKKDERKVQ; encoded by the exons ATGTTGACCACAATTGTGGACTTCTTATATAGGGATCCGGCGGATCCGGTGCTTCTGCCACTTGTGGCCAGCCCCAGGCCCGTTCTGGGCATACTGGCCACCTATTTGCTCTTCGTAAAAGTATTGGGGCCCTGGCTCATGGCGAACCGAAAGCCCTTCGATCTGCGGGGTCTCATTAGGGTCTACAACGTCATCCAGATCCTGTTCAACATCGTCATGTTCATATTG GCAACCCACTTCATGTTGGGTCCAGGCAATTTCAACTTCCGGTGCATCACCAACCTGCCGCTGGACCACGAGTACAAGACCTTAGAACGCTGGATAACCTATGCGTACTTTGCCAACAAGCTCATTGATCTTATCGAGACAATCTTCTTCGTCCTGCGCAAAAAGGACAGCCAGATATCCTTCCTGCACGTCTTCCACCATGTCTACATGCTGTACATTTCCTTCGCTTACATCTACTACCACGGATACGGGGGCCACGGCTTCTTCATATGTTACTTCAACGTTATCGTGCACATCATAATGTACACCTACTACTACCAGTCCCAGACCGCCAGTGAATCCGAACGAAGAGATAGACTCTGGTGGAAGAAGTACATCACCATCGTCCAGCTGGTCCAGTTCGTAATAATACTTTCGCACAGCATCTACACGCTCAATCAGCCGGACTGCCCCACGGCAAGATTCTCGGCAAGTGCCGCCGGAGGTGTTTCCGTAATTTTCATCATCCTTTTCATCAACTTCTATACTCACGCCTACATTCTGTCCAAAAAGGACGAGCGAAAGGTGCAATGA
- the LOC108084092 gene encoding very long chain fatty acid elongase F-like — protein sequence MLSQIWDFLRTPTEDVHLPLLGSHWPVLTILGTYLLLVKVVGPRLMQNRKAFDLRAVIKVYNQMQIVYNLLMFGFTVHFMFGPGNFDLRCVRNLPLDHEYKNWERWLSYSYYLNKFIDMLETFFFILRKKDRQISFLHVFHHVYMVYIPFFYMHYKGYGGHGLFVVFWNMVVHSLMYIYYYQSALNRNSKAVIWWKKYMTTIQLVQFLIVLLHCTYTLFQPDCEIAKFSAGMSAVFAFIFLILFINFYIRNYILPKKKSK from the exons ATGCTGTCCCAGATATGGGACTTCTTAAGGACACCTACGGAGGATGTGCACCTGCCCCTCCTGGGCAGTCACTGGCCTGTCCTGACCATTCTGGGCACCTACCTGCTCCTCGTGAAAGTGGTGGGTCCGAGGTTAATGCAGAACCGAAAAGCATTTGATCTTCGAGCTGTGATCAAGGTCTACAACCAAATGCAAATTGTGTACAATCTCCTCATGTTTGGCTTT ACCGTCCACTTCATGTTCGGACCAGGAAACTTCGATCTTAGATGCGTCCGGAACTTGCCCTTGGATCACGAGTACAAAAACTGGGAACGCTGGCTGAGCTACTCTTACTACTTGAACAAATTCATAGACATGCTGGAGACGTTTTTCTTCATCCTGCGAAAGAAGGATCGCCAGATATCCTTCCTGCACGTCTTCCACCACGTCTACATGGTGTATATACCCTTCTTTTATATGCACTATAAGGGCTATGGTGGCCACGGGCTCTTCGTAGTCTTCTGGAACATGGTTGTGCACAGTCTGATGTATATCTACTATTACCAGTCAGCCCTCAATCGAAATTCGAAGGCGGTTATCTGGTGGAAGAAGTACATGACCACCATCCAGCTAGTCCAGTTCTTAATCGTCCTGTTGCACTGCACCTACACGCTCTTTCAACCTGACTGTGAAATAGCCAAATTCTCCGCAGGGATGTCCGCagtttttgcatttatattccttatattatttatcaactTCTACATTCGCAACTATATTCTTCCAAAAAAGAAGAGTAAATGA